One part of the Pseudemcibacter aquimaris genome encodes these proteins:
- the rseP gene encoding RIP metalloprotease RseP, producing the protein MDAIFSFGQTLLSFLFILTVLVFVHEWGHYIVARLNGVRVDVFSVGFGPEIWGRTDKKGTRWKISAIPLGGYVKFFGDAGPASNPDGTQNEMTEEEKKVSFHHKRLSQKAAVVFAGPAINFLFAILIIAGLYFSYGRMELAPVVGDVVEGGAADVAGIKAGDRIVTIDGVEIETFMEIREHLMFKVVDDVSVEVMRGGDILALNFVLDIADDEDILGKKTKVRQIGIRSSTNPDDRVLKEYGIFSSLWEASITTKNLTIRNLQGLGQIVMGDRSTKELGGPITIARVAGRTAEYGFVSLINFMAMVSIGLGMINLFPIPMLDGGHLLYYAIEAVKRKKMSEEAQEFGFKIGALVVLSLMIFAFYNDLSHLFTS; encoded by the coding sequence ATGGACGCAATTTTTTCATTTGGTCAGACATTGTTATCGTTTCTGTTCATTTTGACGGTACTCGTGTTCGTACATGAATGGGGGCATTATATTGTGGCACGTCTTAATGGCGTTCGTGTTGATGTTTTTTCTGTGGGTTTTGGGCCGGAAATTTGGGGACGTACTGATAAAAAGGGAACCCGCTGGAAAATAAGTGCAATTCCGCTTGGCGGATATGTAAAATTTTTCGGTGATGCGGGGCCAGCTAGTAATCCCGATGGTACCCAAAACGAAATGACTGAAGAAGAGAAAAAAGTTTCCTTCCATCATAAAAGGCTTTCACAAAAAGCAGCTGTTGTCTTTGCAGGGCCGGCGATTAATTTCTTGTTTGCTATTCTTATTATTGCGGGACTTTATTTTTCTTATGGCCGAATGGAACTGGCACCTGTCGTTGGTGATGTTGTCGAAGGCGGCGCAGCAGATGTAGCAGGTATTAAGGCAGGCGACAGGATTGTAACGATTGATGGCGTGGAAATAGAAACATTTATGGAAATTCGTGAACATCTTATGTTCAAGGTTGTAGATGATGTTTCTGTAGAAGTTATGCGTGGCGGAGATATATTGGCATTAAACTTTGTTCTAGATATTGCCGATGATGAAGATATTCTGGGCAAGAAAACAAAAGTCCGCCAAATCGGCATTCGTAGTAGTACAAATCCTGATGACCGAGTTCTTAAGGAATACGGCATATTTTCATCATTATGGGAAGCAAGTATTACGACGAAAAACCTAACCATTAGAAACTTGCAGGGTCTGGGCCAAATCGTAATGGGCGATCGCTCGACGAAAGAACTTGGTGGCCCAATTACAATTGCAAGGGTTGCTGGCAGAACTGCGGAATATGGTTTTGTGTCGTTAATTAATTTTATGGCAATGGTTTCGATTGGTCTAGGAATGATTAACCTGTTTCCTATTCCGATGCTAGATGGCGGGCATTTACTTTATTATGCGATCGAGGCGGTAAAAAGAAAGAAAATGAGCGAAGAAGCGCAAGAATTTGGTTTCAAGATTGGTGCGCTTGTAGTATTAAGCTTAATGATATTTGCTTTTTATAATGATTTGTCGCATTTGTTTACGAGTTAA
- the bamA gene encoding outer membrane protein assembly factor BamA: MIFLRDKFFNLCVIFFALAMHAVLPAMSHAQVSTAAAEGPIIDRIEVSGNQRIETSTIETYLLLNIGDTYTDELGDASLKRLFGTGLFSDVDVGRRGTTLVVEVAENPIINRIVFEGNKYKDDEDIYEEIQLRPRIVFSRARVRADVQRILEIYRRGGRFAATVEPKVIQLEQNRVNLVFEVSEGAKSVIGKINFLGNKVFNNDILRSKLATVESRWWKFLASEDTYDPDRLNYDKQLLRDFYREQGYADFRVTSAVAELSPDKKNFFINISVEEGDLYNFGEIKVDSQIEELENELLERLVYTREGAQYDVTAIDDTVEMLTDIAGLRGYAFVDIRPQVRRNRNDQTVDVTYVINEAPRVYVEEIKIIDNVRTHDRVIRRELRLVEGDAYNSSKLNRSEIRVQSLQFFQEVEIEQLEGTAADKTILEITVEEQPTGELSVGLGYSSFEGLMVNFSIGDRNLIGKGQQYRLGAQISKRRKQVDVSFTEPYFLNRRLAAGVDVYIRDTNFIESGYQQRSYGGSLRTGFPITEYVMMNVAYNIRQDRVRTSLFSDSPYIRDNSGDFLTSSLRYGIAYNSLDNPQKPNRGQLLQLSQEVAGLGGNEKYLRTTGNYDFFYPIYKFWILNLSAEGGHVEGLGRTVRLNNRFFLGNPRIRGFKESGVGPREYTDSYNELWRGFNLGGNTFYKASAELFIPLGGGARDLGIEASIYTDVGAVFNVDAEDTLISQSGLVYNLLGNNATPRVTVGIGFSWQSPFGPFRIDLAKAVKNQPSDETEFFQFNVGTRF; encoded by the coding sequence GTGATATTTCTAAGAGATAAATTTTTTAATTTATGTGTGATATTCTTTGCACTTGCAATGCATGCTGTCTTGCCTGCCATGTCCCATGCTCAAGTTTCTACGGCTGCAGCTGAAGGACCTATTATTGATCGTATTGAGGTTTCAGGAAATCAACGTATTGAAACCAGCACAATTGAAACTTACCTGTTGTTAAATATTGGTGATACTTATACAGACGAGCTAGGTGACGCCTCACTAAAAAGATTGTTTGGTACTGGTTTATTTTCTGATGTTGATGTTGGTCGCCGTGGAACCACTCTGGTTGTTGAAGTCGCAGAAAACCCAATCATTAACCGAATCGTTTTTGAGGGTAATAAATATAAAGACGACGAAGATATTTATGAAGAAATCCAGCTTCGCCCGCGTATCGTTTTTTCTCGTGCGAGAGTACGTGCCGATGTTCAGCGCATCTTAGAAATCTATAGACGTGGCGGCCGTTTCGCAGCGACTGTGGAGCCAAAAGTAATTCAGCTTGAACAAAACAGGGTTAACCTTGTGTTTGAGGTTTCCGAAGGTGCTAAAAGTGTTATCGGTAAGATTAACTTCCTAGGGAACAAAGTATTTAATAACGATATTCTACGTTCTAAACTGGCGACAGTTGAAAGCCGCTGGTGGAAGTTTCTTGCATCGGAAGATACATATGATCCAGACCGTTTGAATTATGATAAACAGCTTCTTCGTGATTTTTACCGTGAACAAGGATATGCCGATTTCCGTGTAACATCTGCTGTTGCAGAGTTGTCGCCGGACAAGAAAAACTTTTTCATCAATATTTCGGTTGAAGAAGGTGATCTTTACAATTTCGGTGAGATCAAGGTTGATAGCCAAATCGAAGAGCTTGAAAATGAGCTGTTAGAACGATTGGTTTATACGCGTGAAGGGGCGCAGTATGACGTGACCGCAATTGATGATACTGTGGAAATGCTAACCGATATCGCTGGTCTAAGAGGATATGCGTTCGTAGACATCAGACCACAGGTTAGACGTAACAGAAATGATCAGACAGTTGATGTCACTTATGTAATCAACGAAGCACCAAGGGTTTACGTTGAAGAAATTAAAATCATCGATAACGTCAGAACGCATGACCGTGTGATTAGACGTGAATTACGATTGGTAGAAGGTGATGCATATAACTCATCAAAGCTTAATCGTTCTGAAATTCGTGTACAAAGCCTTCAATTCTTCCAGGAAGTTGAAATTGAGCAACTAGAAGGTACCGCAGCCGATAAAACAATTCTTGAAATTACTGTTGAAGAACAGCCAACTGGTGAGCTTTCAGTTGGTCTTGGTTACTCCAGCTTTGAAGGATTGATGGTTAATTTCAGTATTGGTGATCGTAACCTTATCGGTAAAGGTCAGCAATATAGATTAGGGGCGCAAATCTCTAAACGCCGAAAACAGGTTGATGTAAGTTTTACAGAACCGTATTTCCTGAACAGAAGACTTGCTGCGGGTGTAGATGTGTACATTCGTGATACAAACTTTATTGAAAGTGGATATCAACAAAGATCATATGGTGGATCATTACGTACAGGTTTCCCTATTACAGAATATGTAATGATGAATGTTGCCTATAACATCAGGCAAGATCGCGTTAGAACCAGCTTATTTTCTGATAGCCCGTATATTAGGGATAACTCAGGTGACTTCTTGACGTCGTCTCTACGCTATGGAATTGCCTATAATAGCTTGGATAATCCGCAAAAACCGAACCGTGGTCAATTGTTGCAATTATCGCAAGAAGTTGCAGGATTAGGCGGAAATGAAAAATACCTTAGAACAACTGGTAATTATGATTTCTTCTATCCGATTTACAAGTTCTGGATTTTGAACTTATCAGCGGAAGGTGGTCATGTAGAAGGGTTAGGTAGAACCGTAAGACTTAATAACCGTTTCTTCCTTGGTAACCCAAGAATTCGTGGTTTTAAAGAATCTGGTGTTGGCCCTCGTGAATATACAGATAGTTATAATGAGCTATGGAGAGGCTTTAACCTAGGTGGTAATACATTCTATAAAGCGTCTGCTGAGCTCTTTATCCCGCTTGGTGGTGGTGCCCGTGATTTGGGCATTGAAGCGAGTATTTATACAGATGTAGGTGCGGTATTTAATGTTGATGCAGAAGATACCTTGATATCCCAGTCAGGTCTGGTATATAACTTGCTCGGTAATAATGCGACACCAAGGGTTACAGTCGGGATTGGGTTCTCATGGCAGTCACCATTTGGACCATTTAGAATTGACTTGGCAAAAGCTGTTAAAAACCAGCCAAGTGATGAAACAGAGTTTTTCCAATTTAATGTCGGAACGAGATTTTAA
- a CDS encoding OmpH family outer membrane protein: MIKKMNMKYILATVFAFTAVAFSTTSNAQAIPEAKIAVVDNRLISSNAAVAIDINRQVAKIQADMQTEMQTKGNALRTEEEELKGQSAIMPQEAYNQKVAEFQQKAVAYQREVQLKSRQLEVAIATANTEVERALKPILQKILQETGATILLEKAFVLEQAPGLDVTTRVIEELDLAMPTTTVVLPELPADVAAALEAGQPAAN, encoded by the coding sequence ATGATTAAAAAAATGAACATGAAATATATTTTAGCTACCGTATTTGCTTTTACAGCAGTGGCTTTTTCCACAACGTCAAATGCGCAAGCTATTCCGGAGGCAAAAATTGCGGTTGTTGATAACAGACTTATCAGTTCAAATGCTGCTGTTGCAATCGATATCAACAGACAAGTGGCAAAAATTCAGGCAGATATGCAAACTGAAATGCAGACTAAAGGTAATGCTCTTCGCACTGAAGAAGAAGAGTTAAAAGGCCAGTCTGCGATTATGCCACAAGAAGCATATAATCAAAAAGTCGCAGAATTTCAGCAAAAAGCTGTTGCTTATCAACGTGAAGTTCAGCTGAAAAGCCGTCAACTTGAAGTGGCTATTGCTACTGCAAACACAGAAGTTGAGCGTGCACTAAAGCCGATCCTACAAAAAATCCTACAGGAAACAGGTGCAACAATTCTTCTTGAAAAAGCATTTGTTCTTGAACAAGCACCTGGTCTTGATGTGACTACACGTGTGATTGAAGAATTAGATCTTGCAATGCCAACAACGACTGTTGTGCTGCCTGAACTACCAGCGGATGTTGCTGCTGCACTTGAAGCAGGCCAACCTGCTGCAAATTAA
- the fabZ gene encoding 3-hydroxyacyl-ACP dehydratase FabZ has translation MTEKIEDIDINRIKELIPHRYPMLLVDKLCDIEAGESAVGKKGVTANEPFFQGHFPEKPVMPGVLIVEAMAQSAAALVMLSLGEDAEGKLVYFMSIDGVKFRKPVEPGDMLELHVQKEQNRRNIWKFSGKGIVDGQVVAEASFKAMIATD, from the coding sequence ATGACCGAAAAAATTGAAGATATTGACATCAATCGCATTAAAGAATTAATTCCGCACCGCTATCCAATGTTACTTGTTGATAAGCTTTGTGATATTGAAGCAGGCGAAAGTGCTGTCGGTAAAAAAGGCGTAACGGCAAATGAACCATTTTTTCAGGGACATTTTCCTGAAAAACCTGTGATGCCGGGTGTATTAATTGTTGAGGCAATGGCACAATCCGCTGCTGCTCTTGTAATGTTAAGCCTAGGTGAAGATGCAGAAGGCAAGCTTGTGTATTTTATGTCGATTGATGGCGTAAAATTTCGCAAGCCTGTAGAGCCGGGTGACATGCTTGAACTTCATGTTCAAAAAGAACAAAATCGCCGCAACATTTGGAAGTTTTCTGGTAAAGGTATCGTTGACGGTCAAGTCGTCGCTGAAGCAAGTTTTAAAGCCATGATCGCGACAGATTAA
- the gloA gene encoding lactoylglutathione lyase, which produces MSDGFKFLHTMIRVKDLDKSIAFYCDHLGMQLIRRKDYPSGKFTLAFVGYGNEEDNTVVELTHNWDREDDYEKGEGFGHLAIGVPDIYQTCEALEKEGLEIPRPPGPMKHGGSVIAFIKDPDGYMIELIEKK; this is translated from the coding sequence ATGTCTGACGGGTTTAAATTCCTTCATACAATGATCAGGGTTAAGGATTTGGATAAATCCATTGCCTTTTATTGTGACCATCTCGGGATGCAGCTGATCCGCCGTAAGGATTACCCAAGCGGCAAATTTACACTCGCGTTTGTCGGGTATGGTAACGAAGAAGACAACACTGTCGTTGAACTTACCCATAACTGGGATCGCGAAGACGATTACGAGAAGGGTGAGGGCTTTGGCCATTTAGCGATCGGTGTGCCAGATATTTATCAAACCTGCGAGGCACTTGAAAAAGAGGGTCTTGAAATTCCAAGGCCGCCTGGACCGATGAAACATGGTGGGTCGGTGATCGCATTTATCAAAGATCCTGATGGTTATATGATCGAACTTATTGAAAAGAAATAA
- a CDS encoding citrate synthase, producing the protein MAKYEKTVADDTATLTIRGESYELPIYGGSVGPDVLDIRALYGNTGMFTFDPGFTSTASCESAITYIDGGKGELLYRGYPIEQLAEKSDFLEVAYLLLNGELPNKEQDAKFKHDITYHTMVHEQLNRFFGGFRRDAHPMAIMCGVVGAMSAFYHDSTDISDPEQRRVASTRLIAKIPTIAAMTYKYSIGQPFVYPRNDLSYAENFLYMTFGVPESEEYKVSKTLADAMDKIFILHADHEQNASTSTVRLAGSSGANPFACIAAGIASLWGPAHGGANEACLNMLSEIGSVDRIPEYIAKAKDKSDPFRLMGFGHRVYKNFDPRAKVLQQAAHDVLAELGVNDPLLDVAQELEKIALEDPYFVEKKLYPNVDFYSGIILKAMGFPTSMFTVLFALARTVGWISQWGEMIVDPTQKIGRPRQLFIGEGARDYTDIENR; encoded by the coding sequence ATGGCAAAATATGAAAAAACAGTCGCCGATGATACGGCAACATTAACAATTAGAGGCGAAAGCTATGAATTACCAATCTATGGTGGTTCTGTAGGTCCAGATGTACTTGATATCCGCGCGCTTTACGGCAACACAGGCATGTTTACTTTTGACCCTGGCTTTACGTCAACAGCCAGCTGTGAAAGTGCCATTACATATATTGATGGTGGTAAAGGTGAACTTCTTTATCGTGGTTACCCAATTGAACAGCTTGCTGAAAAAAGTGATTTTCTTGAAGTCGCATACCTTCTTCTTAATGGTGAATTACCAAACAAAGAACAAGATGCAAAATTTAAGCATGACATCACATATCATACAATGGTTCATGAACAACTAAACCGTTTCTTCGGTGGTTTCCGCCGTGATGCCCATCCAATGGCCATCATGTGTGGTGTTGTTGGCGCGATGTCAGCATTTTATCATGACAGCACTGATATTTCTGATCCGGAACAGCGCCGTGTTGCATCAACTCGTTTGATCGCGAAGATTCCGACAATTGCGGCGATGACTTACAAATATTCAATCGGCCAGCCGTTCGTATACCCACGTAACGATCTTAGCTACGCTGAAAACTTCCTTTACATGACATTCGGTGTTCCTGAAAGCGAAGAATATAAGGTAAGCAAAACACTTGCCGATGCAATGGATAAAATCTTTATCCTTCACGCAGATCACGAACAAAATGCCTCAACGTCAACTGTGCGTCTTGCCGGTTCATCTGGTGCAAATCCATTCGCATGTATTGCTGCTGGTATCGCATCCCTTTGGGGCCCTGCACATGGCGGCGCGAACGAAGCATGTCTGAATATGCTAAGTGAAATTGGTTCTGTTGACCGTATTCCTGAATATATCGCGAAAGCAAAAGACAAGAGTGATCCTTTCCGTCTTATGGGCTTTGGTCACCGTGTTTATAAAAACTTTGACCCACGTGCGAAAGTGCTTCAACAGGCTGCCCACGACGTTCTTGCAGAACTTGGTGTTAATGATCCGCTTCTTGATGTTGCACAAGAGCTTGAAAAAATTGCGCTAGAAGATCCATACTTCGTAGAAAAGAAACTATATCCAAATGTTGATTTCTACTCAGGTATCATCCTGAAAGCGATGGGTTTCCCAACATCTATGTTTACAGTGTTATTCGCGCTTGCACGTACTGTGGGCTGGATTTCACAGTGGGGCGAGATGATCGTTGATCCAACACAAAAGATCGGTCGACCTCGTCAGCTATTCATCGGTGAAGGTGCTCGTGATTATACAGATATCGAAAACAGATAA
- the gltX gene encoding glutamate--tRNA ligase — MKKVVTRFAPSPTGFLHIGGARTALFNWLFTRHHGGEFRIRVEDTDRKRSTPEAVDAIFEGLDWLGLIADNDIVFQYANRERHAEVALKLLEDGKAYKCYASKEELAEMRETAKAEGRPLGYDGRWRDRDPSEAPEGVDPVIRFKAPREGEIVIKDHVQGDVVVQNKELDDMILLRADGTPTYMLSVVVDDYDMGVTHVIRGDDHLTNAARQAQLINAIGWPLPEYAHIPLIHGPDGAKLSKRHGALGVDAYRDMGYLPDAVKNYLLRLGWAHGDEEVISEKQAIEWFDLDGVGKSPSRFDFTKLENMNGIYMREFASNATLATACLPFLQEKLERELNDDEIATLENAISELKNRAKNLIDLAESAKFLFASCPLEIVPKAAKALNENGKEVLAKIHADLTAVSDWNRDSLQKLIEDFVEREEIGFGKVAQPLRAALTGSNVSPGISEVLDWLGKDESLTRIKDQL, encoded by the coding sequence ATGAAGAAAGTTGTAACACGATTTGCCCCTTCACCAACGGGTTTTTTACATATTGGCGGTGCCCGTACGGCATTATTCAATTGGCTATTTACGCGCCATCATGGCGGTGAATTCCGTATCCGCGTTGAAGATACGGATCGCAAACGTTCAACACCAGAAGCCGTTGATGCGATTTTCGAAGGCCTTGACTGGCTCGGGTTAATAGCAGACAACGATATTGTTTTTCAGTATGCAAACCGTGAACGTCATGCTGAAGTGGCACTAAAACTTCTTGAAGATGGTAAAGCATATAAATGTTATGCATCAAAAGAAGAACTTGCAGAAATGCGTGAAACCGCTAAGGCTGAAGGTCGCCCACTTGGTTATGATGGTCGCTGGCGAGACCGCGATCCGTCCGAGGCACCAGAAGGTGTCGATCCGGTTATCAGATTTAAAGCCCCACGCGAAGGCGAAATTGTCATCAAGGACCACGTACAAGGCGACGTGGTTGTACAAAACAAAGAACTGGATGATATGATCCTGTTACGTGCTGATGGCACACCAACTTATATGTTATCCGTTGTCGTTGATGATTATGATATGGGTGTGACCCACGTCATTCGTGGTGATGATCACCTTACCAATGCAGCGCGACAAGCACAGTTAATCAATGCCATTGGCTGGCCATTACCTGAATATGCCCATATTCCGTTAATTCATGGGCCGGATGGTGCAAAACTATCCAAACGCCATGGTGCACTTGGTGTGGACGCTTACCGTGATATGGGGTATCTGCCGGATGCGGTTAAGAATTATCTGCTTAGACTTGGTTGGGCACATGGCGACGAAGAAGTAATATCTGAAAAACAAGCTATTGAATGGTTTGATCTTGATGGCGTTGGTAAATCACCATCCCGTTTTGATTTCACAAAGCTTGAAAATATGAACGGTATTTACATGCGCGAATTTGCAAGCAATGCTACACTAGCAACAGCGTGCCTGCCGTTTTTACAAGAAAAACTGGAACGTGAATTAAATGATGATGAAATTGCGACACTAGAAAACGCAATATCAGAACTTAAAAACCGCGCGAAAAATTTGATCGATCTAGCGGAAAGTGCAAAATTCCTGTTTGCAAGCTGTCCGCTTGAAATTGTACCGAAAGCGGCCAAAGCACTCAATGAGAATGGCAAAGAGGTTCTAGCAAAAATCCACGCTGATTTAACAGCCGTTTCGGACTGGAACAGGGATTCATTGCAAAAATTGATTGAAGATTTCGTTGAACGCGAAGAAATTGGATTTGGCAAAGTCGCACAACCATTAAGAGCAGCACTGACCGGAAGTAATGTTTCACCAGGTATTTCAGAGGTTCTTGATTGGCTTGGGAAAGATGAAAGTTTAACCAGGATCAAGGATCAGTTGTAA
- a CDS encoding ComEC/Rec2 family competence protein — protein sequence MVPVLMALGIGAYFSNFLKLPLINISIITTSLLVISLMIRKHFALINLCTLASFFIALGNLSASYRVNTLGTVTLQKEIRPTNISGTVEKVHLYEDGKIRLTLKDTEIYDTPPLTLVNVRVNKFDEMPYPGDKIKIRAGLMPPPGPSMPGDYDYGRQVWFQGLSAVGYSVSALEITEKGTGVSRSFNQIRQRMAERIRGHLPGETGTLAAALITGIRGGMPESLAEAMRDAGLAHLLAISGLHMGLLCGVVFFTARFILSFSPRLALGYPIKKWSAVIAGLAGLGYLFISGASIPTVRAFIMVIIVFLGILADRKAISLRLVAIAAIYLLVSSPESLIGVSFQMSFAAVVALVVVFERFGNDFMNKFRGDSGLRQKLVYFVVGSLFTSLIAELAIAPFALYHFNKVVLYGLLANLIAMPVMGSWVMPWIVVTLVLMPFGLEWLALEPMSWGLEVIMAVAYWVSGLPGSTLEIPAIDIKALVFLVLGALWLGIWKLRWRFLGIPIMLLGLVFAVTYKQPDILIDNAGKTIAIRGDDNSLSLSRMNGSRIVKDRWRQRYGLSELERWEYDSFTPDQAAGRELSCDTMSCLYRPNRSDLIVSLVQDEQALPEDCANSDVIISLVPVEINCSAKVVLDRWDFYNNGGYALWLPENGNDDVEMQNVKSSRGDFPWVN from the coding sequence ATGGTGCCCGTATTAATGGCACTTGGTATTGGTGCTTATTTTTCAAATTTCCTAAAACTTCCTCTAATAAACATATCCATCATTACTACTTCTTTGCTGGTCATTTCATTGATGATCAGAAAACATTTTGCGCTAATAAATTTATGTACTCTTGCTTCGTTTTTTATCGCGCTTGGAAATTTATCTGCAAGTTATCGTGTTAACACTCTTGGCACAGTTACGCTTCAAAAAGAAATCAGACCAACCAACATTTCGGGTACCGTTGAAAAAGTGCACCTTTATGAAGATGGCAAAATCCGTCTAACGCTAAAAGATACTGAAATTTATGACACGCCGCCGCTTACATTGGTGAATGTCAGGGTGAATAAATTTGATGAAATGCCGTATCCGGGGGACAAGATTAAAATTCGCGCAGGGCTAATGCCACCACCAGGGCCGAGTATGCCGGGTGATTATGATTACGGCAGGCAAGTCTGGTTTCAGGGCTTAAGTGCCGTGGGGTATTCCGTATCGGCACTTGAAATTACCGAAAAAGGAACAGGCGTCAGCCGCAGCTTCAATCAAATTCGTCAACGCATGGCTGAACGGATTAGAGGGCATTTGCCCGGCGAAACGGGAACATTGGCAGCCGCGCTTATTACCGGCATTCGTGGCGGTATGCCGGAAAGCCTTGCGGAGGCGATGAGGGATGCAGGACTAGCCCATCTTTTGGCCATTTCCGGTCTTCATATGGGTCTATTATGCGGTGTAGTGTTTTTCACGGCCAGATTTATATTATCGTTCTCTCCGAGATTAGCACTTGGATATCCCATTAAGAAATGGTCGGCGGTTATCGCCGGACTGGCGGGGCTTGGGTATTTATTTATCAGTGGTGCATCAATTCCTACGGTGCGTGCCTTTATTATGGTGATCATTGTATTCCTTGGTATTCTTGCTGACCGTAAAGCCATTTCATTAAGGCTTGTGGCGATTGCGGCGATATATTTGCTTGTATCATCCCCTGAATCATTAATTGGTGTCAGTTTCCAAATGTCCTTTGCAGCTGTGGTCGCGCTCGTTGTCGTATTTGAACGGTTCGGTAATGATTTCATGAATAAATTCCGTGGCGACAGCGGTTTAAGGCAAAAATTGGTTTACTTCGTAGTGGGCAGTTTATTTACGTCATTGATTGCAGAACTCGCCATTGCGCCATTTGCGCTTTACCATTTTAATAAAGTGGTTCTATATGGTTTGCTCGCTAATTTAATCGCAATGCCGGTGATGGGGTCGTGGGTGATGCCATGGATTGTGGTGACGCTCGTGTTGATGCCGTTTGGTCTTGAATGGCTCGCGCTTGAGCCGATGTCATGGGGGCTTGAAGTTATAATGGCTGTTGCCTATTGGGTTTCGGGACTGCCCGGATCAACATTGGAAATACCAGCTATTGATATAAAGGCGCTTGTGTTTTTGGTGCTTGGCGCGCTTTGGTTAGGGATATGGAAATTGCGTTGGCGATTTTTGGGTATACCCATAATGTTACTGGGATTGGTGTTTGCGGTTACTTATAAACAACCGGATATCTTGATTGATAATGCTGGTAAAACCATTGCCATTCGTGGGGATGATAATTCACTTTCCTTATCCCGTATGAATGGCAGCCGTATTGTTAAGGATCGCTGGCGTCAACGGTATGGTCTATCCGAACTTGAAAGGTGGGAATATGATAGCTTTACACCGGATCAGGCTGCGGGCAGGGAACTTTCCTGCGATACCATGAGCTGTCTTTACCGTCCCAATCGATCTGACTTGATAGTATCATTGGTGCAAGATGAACAAGCATTGCCTGAGGATTGTGCAAATTCAGACGTCATTATCAGTTTGGTTCCCGTTGAGATAAATTGTTCAGCAAAAGTGGTGCTGGATAGATGGGATTTTTATAACAATGGCGGATATGCACTTTGGCTTCCCGAAAATGGAAATGATGACGTGGAAATGCAAAATGTTAAATCATCCCGCGGTGATTTCCCTTGGGTTAATTAA